From the Pseudarthrobacter sp. MM222 genome, one window contains:
- a CDS encoding tyrosine recombinase XerC: protein MSSKELPAALALAAEDFARYLRSERGRSAHTVRAYLSDVGSLLGYAASEGVEDLPGLELGILRRWLGAQSEAGLSRATLGRRSATARAFTAWAVREERIEADPALRLKAPKREKSLPGVLHQGQVLRLVEGAESAAAEGGLLPLRDRAMVELLYATGVRVGELAGLDIDDLDPDRRTLRVIGKGNKERTVPYGLPAALAVDDWLRRGRPALATEASGPALFLGARGKRVDQRQVRSVVHALLEALGDTSATGPHALRHSAATHLLDGGADLRAVQEILGHSSLATTQIYTHVSVDRLRKSYLQAHPRA, encoded by the coding sequence GTGTCATCAAAGGAACTGCCGGCCGCGCTGGCCCTCGCCGCCGAGGACTTCGCCCGCTATCTGCGGTCCGAGCGCGGTCGTTCGGCCCACACCGTGCGCGCCTACCTGTCCGACGTCGGAAGCCTGCTGGGCTACGCGGCCTCGGAAGGCGTGGAGGATCTTCCCGGGCTGGAGCTCGGCATCCTGCGGCGTTGGCTCGGTGCCCAGAGCGAAGCGGGCCTGTCCCGCGCCACGTTGGGTCGGCGGTCCGCAACGGCCAGGGCCTTCACTGCCTGGGCCGTCCGGGAGGAGCGGATCGAGGCGGACCCGGCACTCCGGCTGAAAGCACCGAAGCGGGAGAAGTCGCTGCCCGGCGTGCTGCACCAGGGACAGGTGCTCCGGCTCGTGGAAGGCGCGGAATCCGCCGCAGCCGAGGGCGGTTTGCTGCCTTTGCGCGACCGGGCCATGGTGGAACTCTTGTACGCCACCGGTGTCCGGGTGGGAGAACTGGCCGGTTTGGACATCGATGACCTCGACCCCGACCGCCGGACCCTGCGTGTGATCGGCAAGGGTAACAAGGAACGCACCGTACCCTACGGCCTCCCCGCGGCCCTCGCGGTGGACGACTGGCTCCGCCGAGGCCGGCCCGCCCTCGCCACCGAGGCGTCGGGGCCCGCCTTGTTCCTTGGCGCGCGCGGCAAGCGCGTGGACCAGCGCCAGGTCCGCAGCGTCGTCCACGCTCTCTTGGAGGCCCTCGGAGACACTTCCGCAACCGGGCCGCACGCCCTGCGCCACTCGGCGGCCACACATCTGCTCGACGGCGGCGCGGACCTCCGGGCGGTGCAGGAGATCCTCGGCCACAGCAGCCTCGCCACCACACAGATCTACACCCATGTCTCGGTGGACCGGCTCCGGAAGAGCTATCTGCAGGCCCACCCACGCGCCTGA
- the dprA gene encoding DNA-processing protein DprA, translating into MIEAERTARAALSRLFEPQDAAGLALVQVAGAEDALRIATGELNAGLEIEQDMSRVLADNSTGAGWTGLATARMRWASRVPDLAPARDLATMQRLGGRMIIPSDELWPRQLADLGLQEPICLWWRGAERPLPPAAKSIALVGSRDSTSYGSSVTGDLAYSLAQRGFTIVSGGAYGIDAHAHRAALAGSSGGVPTIAVMAGGVDRFYPSGNEDLLRAVADQGAVLAEVPPGSAPTRYRFLQRNRLIAALASVTVVVEARWRSGALNTAHHAETLGRAVGAVPGSVHSANSAGCHRLLREGGAVCVTDAGEIAELASPSGESLPETRTGRAEVQDGLTLEDLILLDALPLRTTSTVEKLATVAGLSADSVRAGLGRLGLLGLAEFHGGGWKRSGKAG; encoded by the coding sequence ATGATCGAGGCCGAACGGACAGCCAGGGCGGCATTGTCCCGACTGTTCGAGCCCCAGGACGCCGCCGGCCTGGCGCTGGTGCAGGTTGCCGGAGCGGAGGACGCACTGCGCATCGCTACGGGGGAACTGAACGCGGGTCTTGAGATCGAACAGGACATGTCCCGCGTGCTGGCCGACAACAGCACCGGGGCCGGCTGGACAGGACTGGCAACGGCCCGGATGCGCTGGGCTTCCCGTGTTCCCGACCTGGCTCCGGCGCGGGACCTTGCCACGATGCAACGGCTCGGCGGACGCATGATCATCCCCTCGGACGAACTCTGGCCGCGACAGCTGGCGGACCTCGGCCTGCAGGAACCGATCTGCCTCTGGTGGCGCGGCGCCGAGCGGCCACTGCCTCCAGCCGCCAAATCCATTGCCCTTGTGGGTTCGCGGGACAGCACCTCATATGGGTCGTCCGTCACCGGAGACCTCGCCTATTCGCTGGCCCAGCGGGGTTTCACGATTGTCTCGGGAGGGGCCTACGGCATCGATGCACATGCCCACCGGGCCGCCCTGGCCGGAAGCAGCGGCGGCGTTCCCACGATCGCCGTGATGGCCGGGGGAGTGGACCGGTTCTATCCGTCCGGCAACGAGGACCTGCTGCGGGCAGTGGCTGATCAGGGCGCGGTCCTGGCGGAAGTTCCGCCGGGTTCTGCGCCCACCCGGTACAGGTTCCTGCAGCGGAACAGGCTCATCGCTGCACTGGCATCCGTCACCGTCGTGGTCGAAGCCCGGTGGAGATCGGGTGCCCTCAACACGGCCCACCACGCCGAAACCCTCGGCCGGGCCGTCGGTGCCGTACCCGGATCGGTGCACAGCGCCAATTCGGCCGGTTGCCACCGGCTGCTCCGGGAAGGCGGTGCCGTCTGCGTCACCGACGCGGGGGAGATCGCAGAGCTCGCGTCCCCGAGCGGGGAATCGCTCCCGGAAACGAGGACGGGCAGGGCCGAAGTCCAGGACGGCCTGACGTTGGAGGATCTGATCCTCCTGGACGCCCTTCCCCTGCGGACCACCAGCACGGTCGAGAAGCTTGCGACGGTGGCGGGCCTGAGTGCGGACTCTGTCCGTGCCGGCCTCGGCCGGCTCGGGCTGTTGGGCCTGGCCGAGTTCCACGGCGGCGGCTGGAAGCGGTCGGGCAAGGCCGGGTGA
- a CDS encoding YifB family Mg chelatase-like AAA ATPase, whose amino-acid sequence MALGRSYSVALVGLNGYIVEVEADIGQTLPAFIILGLPDASLNEAKERIRSAAQNSGIPLSRRKITANLIPASLPKRGSGFDLAIAMAALLASNDVRSTGRTVFIAELGLDGRLRPVRGVLPAVMAAVRAGFPDVVVAKANAAEAGLVPGARVQGYSTLARLAFDFGADPQDLALGFEPDPEDDDGDACPDGAPAMPPDMRDVSGQLEARRALEVAAAGAHHLLLTGPPGAGKTMLAERLPGLLPDLGDTEAMEVTAIHSLCALTSASVRLLRRPPYENPHHTATSAAIIGGGSGLPRPGAASRAHRGVLFLDEAPEYERRVLDALRQPLESGELVIHRSAGTAAYPARFQLVLAANPCPCGKASGKGVDCTCTPTMRRRYLSRLSGPLLDRVDIQLEVERVSLADFGQPGSEEDTATIAERVAGARKCQLGRLLPFGFETNAQVPGRLLRGALRLGPPTTRILDHALERGVLTARGYDRVLRLAWTLADLAGRDLPGADDIGQALNLRQAAATA is encoded by the coding sequence GTGGCGCTCGGCCGGTCCTATTCTGTAGCCCTCGTGGGACTCAACGGCTACATCGTCGAGGTCGAGGCCGACATCGGCCAGACCCTGCCGGCTTTCATCATTTTGGGCCTGCCGGATGCCTCGCTCAATGAGGCCAAGGAACGGATCCGCTCTGCGGCCCAGAATTCGGGAATTCCGCTGAGCCGCCGGAAAATTACGGCCAACCTCATCCCGGCATCACTGCCCAAGCGCGGTTCCGGATTCGACCTTGCCATCGCCATGGCGGCGCTGTTGGCTTCCAATGATGTCCGCTCCACCGGGCGCACCGTCTTCATTGCCGAGCTGGGCCTGGACGGCAGGCTGCGGCCGGTTCGGGGCGTTTTGCCCGCGGTCATGGCCGCTGTCCGGGCGGGATTCCCGGACGTCGTGGTGGCGAAAGCCAACGCCGCGGAAGCCGGACTGGTCCCGGGCGCGCGGGTGCAGGGGTACTCCACGCTGGCGCGTCTGGCGTTCGACTTCGGCGCAGACCCGCAGGATCTGGCCCTGGGCTTCGAACCTGACCCTGAGGACGATGACGGGGACGCCTGCCCGGACGGTGCTCCGGCCATGCCGCCGGACATGCGTGACGTCTCGGGCCAGTTGGAGGCCCGCCGGGCTCTGGAGGTCGCCGCGGCAGGCGCCCACCACCTCCTGTTGACGGGACCGCCAGGGGCAGGAAAAACGATGCTGGCCGAGCGTCTGCCGGGACTCCTGCCCGACCTCGGGGACACGGAAGCAATGGAAGTCACGGCCATCCACTCCCTCTGCGCGCTTACGTCCGCGTCCGTCCGGCTGCTGCGGCGGCCACCGTACGAGAACCCGCACCACACCGCGACGTCGGCCGCGATCATCGGCGGCGGATCAGGGCTGCCCCGGCCCGGGGCAGCGTCCCGGGCCCACCGCGGCGTATTGTTCCTCGACGAGGCTCCGGAATATGAGCGCCGGGTGCTCGATGCGCTCCGGCAGCCGCTGGAGAGCGGGGAGCTGGTGATCCACAGATCCGCGGGCACGGCGGCCTACCCCGCCCGATTCCAGCTGGTCCTCGCCGCCAACCCCTGTCCTTGCGGCAAGGCGTCCGGCAAGGGCGTGGACTGCACTTGCACGCCCACCATGCGGCGGCGCTATCTGTCGCGGCTGTCGGGTCCGCTGCTGGACCGGGTGGACATCCAGCTTGAAGTCGAGCGGGTGTCTCTGGCCGACTTCGGCCAACCCGGATCGGAGGAGGACACCGCCACGATCGCGGAGCGGGTCGCGGGTGCGAGGAAGTGCCAACTGGGGAGGCTGCTGCCGTTCGGATTCGAGACCAACGCCCAGGTCCCCGGCCGGCTGCTCAGGGGCGCCCTGCGGCTCGGGCCCCCGACCACGCGGATCCTGGACCATGCCTTGGAGCGCGGCGTACTCACAGCCCGCGGCTACGACCGCGTCCTTCGCTTGGCCTGGACGCTGGCTGACCTGGCCGGGCGGGACCTTCCCGGAGCCGACGACATCGGTCAGGCGCTCAACCTTCGACAGGCAGCTGCCACCGCCTAG
- a CDS encoding YraN family protein — translation MRAKDLLGRRGEELAAEYLEAQGMRIVDRNWRCPEGEIDIVALDNDALVIAEVKTRRSLAYGHPFEAVGVDKLARLHRLASAWCRDHELRMPLRRIDVVSVLDDGIGNPAVEHLKGVG, via the coding sequence ATGAGAGCAAAAGACCTGCTGGGCCGGCGCGGCGAGGAACTCGCGGCCGAGTACCTTGAAGCCCAGGGCATGCGGATCGTGGACCGCAACTGGCGCTGCCCCGAGGGCGAGATCGACATCGTCGCCCTGGACAACGACGCACTGGTCATCGCGGAGGTGAAGACCCGAAGATCCCTCGCCTACGGGCATCCGTTTGAAGCCGTCGGCGTGGACAAACTCGCCCGGCTGCACCGGCTGGCATCGGCCTGGTGCCGTGATCATGAGCTTCGGATGCCGTTGCGCCGGATCGATGTGGTGTCCGTGCTCGACGACGGCATCGGCAACCCGGCGGTGGAACACCTCAAGGGAGTGGGGTAG
- a CDS encoding DUF2469 domain-containing protein: protein MSAEDLENYETDMELQLYREYRDVVGLFSYVVETERRFYLANHVDLQARSADGEVYFDLTLQDAWVWDVYRSARFVKSVRVITFKDVNVEELPRSEELALPKVEDLGN from the coding sequence ATGAGTGCCGAGGACCTTGAAAACTATGAAACCGACATGGAGCTCCAGCTCTACCGCGAATACCGCGACGTTGTCGGGTTGTTCAGCTACGTGGTCGAGACCGAACGGCGTTTCTATCTGGCCAACCACGTGGATCTGCAGGCCCGCAGCGCCGACGGCGAGGTCTACTTTGATCTGACCCTTCAGGACGCCTGGGTGTGGGACGTCTACCGTTCCGCCAGGTTCGTCAAGAGCGTCCGCGTCATAACGTTCAAGGACGTCAACGTCGAAGAACTCCCGCGCAGCGAGGAGCTGGCCCTGCCGAAGGTCGAGGATCTGGGAAACTGA
- a CDS encoding ribonuclease HII: MSEAPTLDYERRFRSSGARLVAGIDEVGRGALAGPVSVGIAVVDLTDQKLLADVRDSKLLKVADRERLVPVVRSWSVASAVGHASAGEIDSLGIIGALRLAGTRAWLSVLAAGVTPDVVLLDGSHNWLSPASQPSLFDDGPAEPGCDAPVHTLVKADMQCLSVAAASIIAKVERDNQMCQLHTEYPAFGWDENKGYGTAAHKDALRAAGPTPYHRVSWQLL, encoded by the coding sequence ATGTCTGAAGCACCAACCCTCGACTACGAACGCCGGTTCCGGAGCTCCGGCGCGCGGCTCGTCGCCGGCATCGATGAAGTGGGCCGCGGTGCCCTGGCCGGGCCGGTGAGCGTGGGGATCGCGGTCGTGGACCTAACGGACCAGAAGCTGCTGGCGGACGTACGGGACAGCAAGCTGCTCAAAGTGGCGGACCGGGAACGCCTCGTGCCGGTCGTCCGAAGCTGGAGCGTGGCTTCCGCTGTCGGGCATGCCTCGGCGGGCGAGATCGACTCTCTTGGAATCATCGGGGCGTTGCGGCTTGCCGGGACCCGGGCCTGGCTTTCGGTCCTGGCCGCCGGCGTGACCCCCGACGTCGTGCTGCTGGACGGCAGCCACAACTGGCTCTCCCCGGCGTCCCAGCCGTCACTGTTCGACGACGGCCCGGCGGAGCCCGGTTGCGACGCGCCGGTGCACACGCTCGTCAAGGCCGACATGCAATGCCTCAGCGTGGCCGCGGCCAGCATCATCGCCAAGGTGGAGCGCGACAATCAGATGTGCCAGCTGCACACGGAGTATCCCGCCTTCGGCTGGGATGAGAACAAGGGCTACGGCACCGCCGCGCACAAGGACGCGCTACGAGCCGCCGGGCCCACGCCGTACCACCGGGTCAGCTGGCAACTCCTCTAG
- the lepB gene encoding signal peptidase I: MPETGSRIPEPRGQDQPRVTSSAIPTTEQFRSPEYQGDPEAGVAPQHPTAALPHASAVQPSARGAEAIHPAQAPAGAPAEEAGEGASVPASAERPAASGPAHAGPESKRARRAKAKEGRSQLFLWLKEVATVVVVAIVLSFLIKTFLFRAFYIPSESMVNTLDVNDRIFVNLLVPEPFALQRGDVVVFKDTKGWLAPAEEKPDGPFTWVQDGLTFVGLLPDNSEQHLVKRVIGLPGDRVVCCDAGGQLTVNGTPLAENYINAAEAPVVHEFDVVVPAGKVWVMGDNRNHSADSRAHLDSGGGFVDVADIEGKAAVIAWPLNRITALDNYPGVFQNVPAPSGQ, translated from the coding sequence ATGCCGGAAACCGGATCCCGGATTCCCGAGCCGCGGGGGCAGGACCAGCCCCGGGTCACCTCCTCAGCTATTCCCACAACGGAGCAGTTCAGGAGTCCTGAGTACCAGGGTGACCCTGAGGCCGGTGTGGCGCCGCAGCACCCAACGGCCGCGCTGCCGCATGCTTCTGCGGTCCAACCGTCTGCCCGGGGGGCCGAGGCGATTCACCCCGCCCAGGCGCCTGCGGGCGCGCCCGCCGAGGAGGCTGGCGAAGGTGCGTCCGTCCCCGCGTCCGCCGAGCGCCCCGCCGCCTCCGGCCCCGCGCACGCCGGTCCCGAGTCCAAGCGGGCCAGGCGGGCAAAGGCGAAAGAAGGCCGCAGCCAGCTCTTCCTGTGGCTCAAGGAAGTGGCCACCGTGGTGGTCGTCGCCATCGTGCTGTCCTTCCTGATCAAGACCTTCCTGTTCCGGGCGTTCTACATTCCGTCCGAGTCCATGGTCAACACGCTTGACGTGAATGATCGTATTTTCGTGAACCTCCTCGTCCCGGAGCCGTTCGCCCTCCAGCGCGGAGACGTCGTCGTTTTCAAGGACACCAAGGGCTGGCTGGCCCCCGCGGAAGAAAAGCCGGACGGGCCCTTCACCTGGGTGCAGGACGGGCTGACCTTCGTCGGCCTGCTGCCGGACAACTCCGAGCAACACCTGGTCAAACGGGTCATCGGGCTGCCCGGAGACCGCGTTGTCTGCTGCGACGCCGGCGGCCAGCTCACGGTCAACGGCACGCCTTTGGCCGAGAACTACATCAACGCCGCCGAAGCGCCGGTGGTCCACGAGTTTGACGTCGTCGTTCCCGCCGGCAAGGTCTGGGTCATGGGAGACAACCGCAACCACTCCGCCGACTCGCGCGCCCATCTGGACAGCGGAGGCGGCTTCGTGGACGTGGCCGACATCGAGGGCAAGGCGGCCGTCATTGCGTGGCCCCTGAACCGCATCACTGCCCTGGACAACTACCCGGGCGTCTTCCAGAATGTCCCCGCGCCGTCGGGCCAATAA
- the lepB gene encoding signal peptidase I codes for MDQTKRQPRKLGWRFALLAFVLAVVISGVIRSLWLDVYFIPSASMEPLFREGDRIVVSRTELQAEPIRRGDVVVFDGRGTFAPLNSGKGPVLDFLAGAGHWLGLAGSDSTYVKRVIGLPGDEVVCCDASGRLTVNGQPLAEPYLYAGDAPSEQRFSAAVPAGRLWLMGDHRSMSADSRSLLGAPGGGMVPLDRVVGRPVQIVWPLDRFTAVGRPAAAADTTTNGQ; via the coding sequence ATGGACCAGACAAAACGCCAGCCAAGGAAACTCGGCTGGCGTTTTGCGTTGCTGGCGTTTGTCCTGGCAGTGGTGATCAGCGGAGTGATCCGTTCCCTGTGGCTGGACGTGTACTTCATACCCTCCGCCTCGATGGAGCCGCTGTTCCGCGAGGGCGACCGGATCGTGGTGTCCCGGACCGAGCTGCAGGCCGAGCCGATCCGGCGCGGAGACGTCGTCGTCTTCGACGGCCGCGGCACCTTCGCCCCGCTCAACAGCGGCAAGGGCCCGGTCCTCGACTTCCTTGCCGGGGCCGGGCACTGGCTCGGCCTGGCCGGCAGTGACAGCACCTACGTCAAACGCGTCATCGGGCTTCCCGGCGACGAGGTGGTGTGTTGCGACGCGTCCGGCCGGCTCACAGTCAACGGCCAGCCGCTTGCGGAACCATATCTGTATGCGGGGGACGCCCCCAGCGAGCAGCGGTTCAGCGCGGCCGTCCCGGCCGGGCGGCTGTGGCTGATGGGCGACCACCGCTCCATGTCGGCCGATTCGCGGAGCCTGCTGGGCGCTCCCGGCGGGGGAATGGTACCGCTGGACCGAGTGGTCGGCCGGCCGGTACAGATCGTCTGGCCGCTTGATAGATTTACAGCAGTAGGACGGCCCGCCGCGGCCGCGGACACCACAACGAACGGACAGTAG
- the rplS gene encoding 50S ribosomal protein L19 translates to MHILDSVDAASLRTDVPTFRAGDTLKVHVNIIEGKNSRVQVFQGFVLGRHGDGLRETFTVRKVSFGVGVERTFPVHSPIIDKIEVVSKGDVRRAKLYYMRNLRGKAAKIKEKRDFQTAK, encoded by the coding sequence ATGCATATCCTCGATTCCGTAGATGCAGCCTCGCTGCGCACCGATGTTCCGACGTTCCGCGCGGGTGACACCCTCAAGGTTCACGTGAACATCATCGAAGGCAAGAACTCCCGTGTCCAGGTATTCCAGGGCTTCGTCCTGGGCCGCCACGGCGATGGCCTCCGCGAAACCTTCACCGTCCGCAAGGTCTCCTTCGGCGTCGGCGTAGAGCGTACCTTCCCGGTGCACTCCCCGATCATCGACAAGATCGAGGTCGTCTCCAAGGGTGACGTGCGCCGCGCCAAGCTGTACTACATGCGCAATCTGCGTGGCAAGGCCGCAAAGATCAAGGAAAAGCGCGACTTCCAGACCGCAAAGTAA
- the trmD gene encoding tRNA (guanosine(37)-N1)-methyltransferase TrmD translates to MRIDVVSIFPEYLAPLELSLIGKARQDGLLQLNVHNLRDFTTDRHRTVDDTPYGGGAGMVMKPEPWAQALAAVAAARPEAASADTEAPEAAAKPVLIVPSPAGERFTQATAQELAEEEQLVFACGRYEGIDERVMEWAADHFTVRPMSLGDYVLNGGEVAVLAMVEAIGRLLPGVVGNPDSLVEESHSDGLLEYPVYTKPSSWRDRDVPAVLLSGNHGKIAQWRRHEQYRRTAERRPDLLAEFDAGKLPRADRTAFADLGYDVVDGRLRRRPDAGAGRN, encoded by the coding sequence ATGAGAATCGACGTCGTCAGCATCTTCCCGGAGTACCTGGCACCCCTGGAACTCTCGCTGATCGGGAAGGCACGCCAGGACGGGCTGCTGCAGCTGAACGTCCACAATCTGCGCGACTTCACCACGGACCGCCACCGGACCGTTGACGACACGCCTTATGGCGGCGGCGCCGGCATGGTCATGAAGCCCGAACCCTGGGCCCAGGCTCTGGCTGCCGTGGCCGCGGCCCGGCCCGAAGCCGCCAGTGCGGACACCGAGGCGCCGGAAGCGGCGGCCAAGCCCGTCCTCATCGTCCCGTCCCCGGCCGGAGAGCGCTTCACCCAGGCCACAGCGCAGGAGCTGGCGGAGGAAGAGCAGCTGGTGTTCGCCTGCGGCCGCTACGAGGGCATCGACGAACGCGTGATGGAATGGGCGGCCGACCACTTCACCGTGCGCCCCATGAGCCTGGGGGACTACGTGCTCAACGGCGGCGAGGTGGCCGTGCTGGCCATGGTGGAGGCCATTGGGCGGCTGCTGCCCGGCGTCGTCGGCAACCCCGATTCCCTCGTGGAGGAATCCCACTCGGACGGGCTGCTGGAATACCCCGTCTACACCAAGCCCTCCAGCTGGCGGGACCGCGACGTTCCGGCGGTGCTGCTGAGCGGCAACCACGGCAAGATCGCCCAATGGCGCCGGCACGAGCAGTACCGGCGCACCGCCGAACGCCGTCCGGACCTCCTCGCGGAGTTCGACGCCGGCAAGCTGCCGCGCGCGGACCGGACGGCCTTCGCTGACCTCGGGTACGACGTCGTCGACGGCCGCCTCCGGCGCCGCCCCGACGCCGGCGCCGGGCGGAACTAA
- the rimM gene encoding ribosome maturation factor RimM (Essential for efficient processing of 16S rRNA) gives MQLQVARIGKPHGIRGEVTVQVLTDAPGDRFVPGTQFVVEPASAGPLTVESARWNKDILLLAFEEIETRNDAETLRGAKLFIETEELDEDDDDEGWYEHELVGLDVRVGDTVVGKVSGLHTLPVQDLIVVTSNEGKEILVPFVEQIVPEVNVGEGFILVTPPAGLFEVNADEGTKPETGSASGDKA, from the coding sequence ATGCAGCTTCAGGTGGCACGAATCGGTAAACCCCATGGCATCCGCGGTGAAGTGACCGTGCAGGTCCTGACCGACGCGCCCGGTGACCGCTTCGTTCCGGGCACCCAATTTGTGGTGGAACCCGCTTCGGCCGGTCCGCTGACCGTGGAGAGCGCCCGCTGGAACAAGGACATCCTGCTGCTCGCCTTCGAGGAGATCGAGACCCGCAACGACGCGGAGACCCTCCGTGGGGCCAAGCTGTTCATCGAGACCGAGGAACTCGACGAAGACGACGATGACGAGGGCTGGTACGAGCACGAGCTCGTCGGCCTGGACGTCCGCGTCGGCGACACGGTCGTCGGCAAGGTCTCAGGCCTGCATACCCTCCCGGTCCAGGACCTCATCGTGGTCACCTCGAACGAGGGCAAGGAGATCCTGGTCCCCTTCGTGGAGCAGATCGTTCCCGAGGTCAACGTCGGCGAGGGCTTTATCCTCGTCACGCCGCCCGCGGGACTCTTCGAGGTCAATGCCGACGAGGGAACCAAGCCTGAAACCGGCAGCGCCTCCGGAGACAAAGCCTAA
- a CDS encoding RNA-binding protein: MLAEALEHLVRGIVDSPDDVKVSAKNNRRGDTLEVRVHQDDLGRVIGRQGRTARALRTVIAALADGEPVRVDVVDTDRRR, encoded by the coding sequence TTGCTGGCAGAAGCGCTCGAACACCTCGTCCGCGGGATCGTGGACAGTCCTGACGATGTCAAGGTCAGTGCGAAGAACAACCGCCGCGGGGACACCCTCGAAGTGCGCGTTCATCAGGACGACCTCGGACGGGTGATCGGCCGCCAGGGCCGCACGGCGCGCGCTTTGCGTACCGTGATCGCGGCACTGGCGGACGGCGAGCCGGTCAGGGTCGACGTCGTCGACACCGACCGCCGCCGGTAA
- the rpsP gene encoding 30S ribosomal protein S16, which produces MAVKIRLKRFGKMRAPYYRIVVMDARSKRDGRAIEEIGKYHPTEEPSYIEVDTDRAQYWLGVGAQPSEQVAAILKITGDWQKFKGLPGQEGTLKTKAPKAAFVTPEKGSVIIPEAITKKAKKDDAAEAPADAAAETTEAE; this is translated from the coding sequence GTGGCCGTAAAGATTCGCCTTAAGCGCTTCGGCAAGATGCGCGCACCGTACTACCGCATCGTCGTCATGGACGCACGCTCCAAGCGTGATGGCCGTGCCATCGAAGAGATCGGCAAGTACCACCCGACCGAAGAGCCCTCGTACATCGAGGTCGACACGGACCGCGCCCAGTACTGGCTCGGCGTCGGCGCACAGCCGTCCGAGCAGGTTGCCGCGATCCTCAAGATCACCGGTGACTGGCAGAAGTTCAAGGGTCTCCCGGGCCAGGAGGGCACCTTGAAGACCAAGGCTCCCAAGGCTGCCTTCGTTACCCCGGAAAAGGGTTCCGTGATCATCCCGGAAGCCATCACCAAGAAGGCCAAGAAGGACGACGCAGCCGAGGCCCCCGCCGACGCAGCAGCAGAGACCACCGAGGCTGAGTAA